In Candidatus Manganitrophus morganii, the genomic window CTTTTAAACTAGGAGATCGACGATGAGCAAGATTGAAATCAAGAAGCGTGAAGAGAGATTCAATCCCTGTTTTGCGGCCCTGAAGGGGCTTGTGGGGAACCCGTCCCAAAAGAGCCGTTCGGAAAGATATCTCGCCTGGAGGATGTCGGCCGGGTCCTACATGAAGCGGTTTGGACTTCGATACCGGGAGGCCGACCGGATCTCTACCTTCATCTATCAGGTCAACGGAGAAGAGGATACTTCTTTTCTTCGAGCGATGGAGATCTGGGTTCGGGAGGTCGCTTTGACGAAGGGATCGATCGGCGAGATCCTCGATGCGATCACGATCTTTCGGGTCTGCCTGATCGATCCCGAAAGGATCGGCAGCTGCAAGAGGGCGCGCGCGGAAGTCGATCGTTATGTGAGATCCCGCTATAGCGCTTCCTGACGCCGTGGGCGCAGGAGGAGGGGCTCCTCTTCCTGCGCCTTTTGGAGGTATCCATTTTGCGACACCCCTATTTGGAAAGATTTTAGGCCTTGTCGCAAAAACAGGTCTGAAGGATGTTTTCTGCCATCGGCCGGCATAGAAGTTGCTCTGAGGGGAAAGCATGTGCATCAACCAACGGGATAAGAAAAACAGGAGTCAACCCAATGCAGCAAGATATCAAATACAATCCAAACGGAACGCTTTCAGGCAATGCGCTTCGAGTGCTCGAGAAGCGGTATCTGGCGAAGAACGAGGAAGGACAGGTGATCGAGACCCCGGAGGAACTCTTCCGGCGAGTCGCCCGGAATATCGCACAAGCCGATCGGTTCTATGATCCAGCGGCCGATGTGGAGGGGGTCTCCCAGGAATTTTTTGAAACGCTTTCGGAATTAAGATTTCTTCCGAACTCTCCCACGCTGATGAACGCCGGCCGGGATCTGCAGCAGTTGTCGGCCTGTTTTGTCCTTCCGGTGGAAGATTCGATGGAGGGGATCTTCGACGCGATCAAGCATACGGCGATCATACACAAGACCGGAGGCGGCACCGGCTTCTCCTTCAGCAGGCTTCGGCCGAAGAACGACCTGGTCCGGACCACCGGAGGGGTCGCGTCAGGGCCAATCTCGTTCATGAAGGTTTTCAATCACGCCACGGAAGCGGTCAAGCAGGGAGGAACGCGCCGCGGCGCCAACATGGGAATCCTTCGGGTCGACCATCCAGATATCCTGGAGTTCATCCGCTGCAAGGAGGACACGAAAGAAATCACCAATTTCAATATCTCGGTCGCCGTCACGGACGCGTTTATGGAGACCTACAGGAAGGGAGAGGATTTCTTGTTGGTCAATCCAAGGACCAAAGAGGTGTTACAGAAAATCTCGGCCCGGGAAGTGATGGATCAGATCGCCCGTCAGGCCCATAAAACAGGAGAGCCGGGGATCTTCTTCATCGATCGCGCCAACCAGTCCAATCCGACGCCGCAGATTGGGGAGATCGAGGCGACCAATCCCTGTGGGGAGCAACCGCTCCTTCCTTACGAGAGTTGCAACCTGGGGAGCCTCAACCTGGAGCGGCATCTGGTTGCAGTCGACACCCTGGAATCAGTGGCGGGTGCGGGTGGTCAATATCGATTCGATTGGGCCGCCCTGGAGAAGAGCGTGAGGACCTCCGTCCACTTCCTGGACAATGTGATCGACATGAACCGCTATCCGATCGAAGAGATCGAACGGATCACCAAAGCCAACCGGAAGATCGGGTTGGGAGTGATGGGCTTCGCCCGGATGCTCTTCAAGCTGGCGATCCCCTACAACTCAGAGAAAGGGATTGAGACGGCGAAAACGGTCATGAGCTTCATCCGGGAGATCGGCTACGATGAATCGGCCAAGCTGGCCGAGAAGCGCGGGGTCTATCCGAACTGGAAGGGATCTCTGCATGAAAAGCGGGGAGAGAAGGTACGGAACTCTTACGTCACCACAGTGGCGCCGACCGGAACGCTCTCGATGATCGCCGACGCCTCCGGAGGGTGTGAGCCGGAATTTTCGCTGATCTGGTACAAGAACGTCATGGGAGGAGATCATCTCGCGTACGTCCTCGACTACTTCGTCGAAGTGGCCAAGCGCGAGGGCTTTTGGACCGGTGACCTGCTCGATAAGATCGTGAAGAACAAAGGCTCGGTGCAGGGGATCGATCAGGTCCCCCCGCATTGGCAGCGGGTCTTCGTCACCTCGCATGGGATCTCTCCCGAGTGGCATGTCCGGATGCAAGCGGCCTTTCAGGAGTTCTCCGATTCCGCCGTCAGCAAAACGGTCAACCTCCCGTCGACGGCAACATGCGATGCGGTCAAGCAGGCGTATCAGTTGGCTTATGATCTCGGCTGCAAGGGAATCACCGTCTATCGGGACGGGGCCCGGCTGGATCAGGTCATGAATGTCGGAGGTATTCCTCAAAATACCTCCGACATTAGGGAAGTGCCGGCGACAGAAAGTGGAAAAGAGGATCGGATGACATCGGAGCTTCCCGACCTCATTCCGGAGTTGAGGATCAAGGTCAAGACGAAACGAGGCAATTCCTATGTCCATGTCGGATTCCTGATTCAGGAGGAGAGCATGGCAGGGATCTTCGATATCCTGCGCTCTCAAGGGAGCATCCGGGAGCTTTTTCTCTCCCCCTCGCCGCATGTCAAAAACAGAGAGCTGCTCGACATGGTCTGCCGGCTGGGAAGCAAGCTGCTTCGATCGGGCGCGCCGATCGAGGAGGTGCTGGAGCAACTGGTGAAATCGAACGATCAATTCGGTGAGATGACCTCCGATGCGTATGCCTTGATCAAAGGGTTGACGACGGTGGTTTCCCGGGTCCAGGAAGCCGCGGAGATGAGGCTTCCCTGTCCGGAATGCGGTGCCTCTTCGCTCCGGATACAGGAAGGATGTCTCCTCTGCGCCGCCTGTTCCTGGTCCAAATGCTGAAGGGCCGATTGAAGGAAGCGACTTTACTTTGTCGGTTTGATGGGAGGAAGTTCATGGTAATGACCGATCGGGCGGGGCGTGTGAAGAAGAAAACGGATTCGGCCGGAAAGGATTCGGCCGGGAGGGCGCCCCTCGGGGTCTGCCCGCACTGCAAGGCGGGCGGCATCGACGGGGACCATCTGATCGTCGCCCTTTACTGGGATTCCAGCGACCGAGCCTTTCGCTGCGTTTATTGCGGATACTGGCAGTAATGGGGAAACACGCCTGGCCGGAGGACCAGGGCAGAATCATTTGACAGGGTCCGATCTGAATGATATGATTGCTATGATTATAACAATTATAGCAATTGAGGAGGTCCGATGATCAAGGAAGCAACGGCAATGACGGTGCGCAAGAATCTGGGTGAACTTATCAACGAAGTCCAGTACCGGCATGATTCCATTCTGGTTACCAAAGCTGGAAAACCGGTGGCAGCGATCGTGGACATCGAGCTGTTCAATAAAATGCGGGCGTTGGAATCGGAATTCGACCGTCTGGTCGGCGGCTTACAGGAAGCCTTTAAAGGGGAGACGATCGAAACAGTCGAGAAAGAACTGCGCAAAGCCAAGACGGCGTCGGGCCGCCGCAGCCGTAAATGAGGGTCGTTCTAGACACCAATGTCCTCCTCTCCGGGTTGATCATCCCTGATAGTCTTCCCGGTCGTATTGTCCAGGCCTGGAGAGAGGCACGGTTCGACCTGGTTTTCTCCGAACAAATGCTGGAAGAAATCCGGAGGATTTTAGCCTATCCAAAAATCAACAAGAGATTGAAATGGGATGCAGAGGAAATTGAACGATTTCTCCTTTTGCTCCGCTTCAAATGTGTGATCACGACCCCCCCACCGATGAGCTTTGAAGATTTACGGGATCCGGATGACGCCGCTATTTTATCTGCGCTGATCGATTCCGGTGCCGAAGCGCTCGTCACGGGAGACGAAGATTTGCTGATCTTGGCAGGCCGATACCCGATCTTTTCTCCCGCCGAATTCACCAGGCGTCTTTAACAAATAACTAAAATTCCAATCGAAACAAAATGCTCCGGGCTTGAGAGAACCGTCTTAAGTCCCTGTTGGATCAGTGAGGGGAACACTGCCTGGCTGAAGTTTTGCCATGACTGAATGCTATAAATAATCCGAAGATTGGATGTTAACCAAGCCCTTTGAAGGAATCCCTTTGAAGGGCTTTTTTATTTCAAAAGGAGGTTCCAGGGCGGTGTACGAAGTGTGGTGGAAACGTGGGAGGTGACCATGCAAGAACCGAGATCGAAACGATACCCGGACGAGATTCTCCATGATGCGAATTTCAGGCCGGCTCACCTACCTCTTGAAGAGAGGCTTCTGTCTTGCGCCATCAGCGATGCTGAGTTCAACGATTTTTTAAGAAGGGTCCATCCGAAACTCTACGAGCGGATGCGGGGCAAGCTCGATTCGGCGGCGCGGGACCTAAAAAGGCTCTATCGAAGACAACAAAACCGGGCGCTCTGTATCGAGGTCGAAAAGCTCGGCCTGGATCCCAATCAGCCCCTGCCGCGTGAATTGGCGGAACGGCACGAGGAAACGTTCAGCCTGCGTGTGAAGGAGCTTGAGAAATGGTTACGGGAAACCGTCTGTCCCATCTTTCAAAAGATCAGGAAGGAGGAGAATTGAAAAGAGATCTCAATCATCAAAACATCGTCATTCACTTATCGGACGCCGTCGCCGATGGGAAGGCCGATCTGCCGGCCGAGCCCGAATCGGTGTTAGGAGATCGCCTGCTGCCGACCTACGCGGGCGTCCTCCGGTCGGGGATCAAGGTTCCGTACGAATCGGGAAAAAACGCGCTCACCGCGAAAGAGAGGACGCTTTTTGAAAAATGGACCTCGGAGGGGCGCTCTCCGCGCGAGATCGAAAAGGAGCTCAGGAAAGATCTGAGGCCGACGAATGTCCCGTATTTTTCGGTCTACCGGTCGGAGTGCAAAAACAATCCGGAGCATGCCGATTTAATCCGGACGCTATATGCCAATGAGCGCGGAGAGATCGACCGGCTTCGGATCACCTTTCTGTCCGAGAAGTGGTGGGAGACGATTCCCCATAAGCTGATGGCTTTTCGTAAATCGGGTCTTTACTGCTCCTCGGAGCCGATCGAAGGCCGGTTGATCGCGACCCGGGATCCCGAAATGGAACAGGCGGGGGAGGGTAAAGAGAAACATAAGAGGGAATTCAAGAGGAATAGAATCACACTCCCTTGCATCCCCGACGAGTGTCCGATCTATGCGGACAATGGTTGCCGCTTTTCAGGAGTGCTTCACTTCATGATCCTGGGAGTGCCCGGAACCGACGTGTGGCGGCTGCCGACCACTTCCTGGTACTCGGTGAGAGGTATCAAAGAGAAGATCGACATGTTCCAATCGGCGCTCGCAGCGAGGGGGCGGTCTATTGTTGGAATTCCGTTCGAACTCTTTAAATACGAAGCTGAGATCTCGCGTTGGGATCCTGCGAAAGGACGGGTCCGCTCCAAACAGTGGATCATCCGGATCGACTGCCCGGAGCTGCCGTTAGCGGATTTGATCGTCCAGAGCGCCGGCTTCGGATCGATCCAGAAACCGCAAGCCCTCTTGCCGGTAAATGGGACCAATGGCTCAGGATCACAGGGTGGGGCACTGCATGTGAGAAGGGCCACGGGAGGATCATCGAATATTCGGATATCCCAGGAGAAGGGACGGCCACCAGAAGAGGCCGAGGCGCCTGTGGCTGGGGCCACACTTCCCGTTTTTCCGCCTGATCTCTCGGCAGAGGGGAAAGCGACTTCGGAAAAGTCCAACGCGAATACAGATCATGAAAAGGGGGATGGAACACTGAATGTCAAGGAGGAGACGAAGGCTCCTCCCACGTCTCAAGGAAAAGAAGAGAAAGAAAAAGGAAGCACGGAACCGGCGTATCGCCCAGGGGAAGAAACGGTCCCTAGAGAAGAAATGACGCGTGAACAGTTACAGTCGGCGATCCTGGGCGAGGTACATCCGATCGGGAGCGTCCCTTTGAAGACGGTCCGGGATTACCTGAGTTCCGTCGGAAAAAAGCATTTCAAGGATCTGTCGATGGAGGAGGCGAAGGCTCTCCATCGGAAGGTTCTGAGCGCCAAGGCGGAAAGCACCGATGCAACCGGCGAGGGGAGAGCGAAAATTTGTTCGGCTTGTCCGGCGGAGATTGCCGTGGAGGTGGAACAATATTCCCTGAAGCGCTTCCGCCGGCCGCTCTGCCGGAGTTGTCAGGAGCAAGAGAAGGGCTCTCTTCCGAACCAGACGACCCCCCAGCGGAAAGCCCCGGGGCAGGTACCGGATGCCAAATTCTAAAGCTTTAAGCGGGAGGCCCCGGATTCACTTCGGGGCCTCTTTTTTAGAGGAGGCGCATGGAGCTGAGAACGATTAAATCCATTCCGATCCTGGATGTTGCGGAAAGGCTTGAACTGAAAATCAGAGGCTGCTCGGCGCACTGTTTCGCGCATCAGCCGGATCGAAACCCCTCTCTTCGATTTAACATCGAGAAGAACACCTTTCGCTGTTATGTCTGCCCGCAAGTCGGCGGGTCGGTGATCGACCTGGTGATGCAGGTATTGAACGTCCCTTTTCATGAGGCATTGGAATATCTTTCCGGAAAGGGCGAGATAAAACGGTCGACGAGGAAGAGAATATCCGAAGGCCCGCTGCTTGGGATGGAAGATAGGGACGAGATTCTTCGCGCCCTGTTGTCGGAAGCTCCCTTAGAGAAGGAAGGGATAAGTTACCTGGCGGGCAGAGGGATCGATATCGATATCGCGCGGAAGATGGGGGTCGGATTCCTCCGGCCGGAAGATTATCGGAATCTCTTTTGGCGGATGAGCCGAAGATTTGGGCGAAGCCGCTTGAAAGCGGCGGGTCTGACCCGGTTCCATCTCTTCGCGAAAGAGGGCTTAAGCTTTATGCTCTTTCCGTATCGGCTGGAGGGACGCGTGCATACCATCAAGGGGCGCTGCCTTCTGACAAAAGCGGAGGCGAAGGAGCGCGGGGTCAGCCGGTTTGTCATGACGGAGAGGGCGCAGATCTTCTACAACCAGGAGATCTTGAAATCGACCCGGGACCTCTACCTTTGTGAGGGGGAGATCGACACGCTCACACTGCTACAGGCGGGGTATCCCACCGTCGGGATCCCGGGAACCGGGAGCTTCAAGGAGAGCTGGTTCGATCTGCTCATGGGGAAACGCGTTGTGCTCTGCCTGGATTCCGATCCCGCCGGATGTGAGGCGTCGGCCTATTTGGCGGAGGAATTCAGCAAGCGGGGGATCGCGCATCTGAAACTCGATCTTCCGAGTGGAAAAGACGTGAACGAATGTTACCTGGATGCGCCGTTACTGATGTGAAGGAGGGGACTGTTGCTCAACGATGAACAGAAGGAAGCCGTTTTGACCCGGGATGTCCCGTTATTGATTCTGGCAGGCCCGGGAACCGGAAAGACCGAGACGATCGCACACCGGATCGCCGCATTGATCGGGGAGGGAGAAGATCCCGAGAAAATCCTGGCGATTACCTTTACCAATAAAGCCTCCCAGGCGATGAGAGATCGTGTTCTATCCCTCACCGGGAAGCGCCTCTCCTGGATCCGGACGATCCACGGGACCTGCGCCCAACTACTGAGGAGCCACATACACAAACTCGGATACAACACGGCCTTTAATATCGCCTCGATGGAGTATAGCAATAAGATCCTCAAAGAAGTCATTCACGGAATAGGACTCAACGAGGTTTCGTTGGATCTGTCGGAGATCACAAGAACGATCGCCCATATCAAGTCCCAGGCAAAACCGGAAGAGCAGCTTGCCTCCGAATCCCACCCGTTCCCGGAGATCTTCAGCGCATATCAAGCGAAGATGCGATCGCAGGGATGTATCGACTTTAACGATCTGGTCTATCTCTGCCTGAAATTAATGAAGGAGGATCCCGCCACCCTGGCGGAGGTGAGGAATCAATGGCGCCACCTGATCATCGATGAAGTACAGGATTGTGATCTGGCCCAATACCAGTTGATCTCGCACTTAGGAAAGGAGCGCGGGATCGCCGCGGTCGGGGACGACGACCAATCGATCTACTCGTTCCGGTCATCGACTCCGGAAGTGATCGCCCTGTTCGTCGCCGATTTCTCTCCGAAGATCATCACGCTGAAGAAGAGCTACCGTCTTCCCCGGGTCTTGCTTACAGCTGCCTGTTCTTTGATCAGGAACAACTTAAGTCGATATGAGAAAGAGCTCTGTTGCGCGCAAGAGGCGGAAGGTCATTTGGAGGTTCGTGGATTCTGGTCTGAATCGGAGGAGGGGGATTTCGTGGCAAAGGAGATTCTTACCCTTCAGGTCAGGGGGGTCCCTTCCAACGAGATCGCCATCCTGGGGAGACGGCATGCGCCGCTTGCGATCGTCGAGGCCTCCCTCAAGCGGTGGAATATTCCCTGCCGGAAGATGGGCGAGCGCTCCTTCTACGATCTGCGGGAGGTGCGCGACATGATGGCTCTGATCACGGCGATCGCGCTACCGGAGAATTCTCCCGCGCTGGAGAGGATTTTCAAATTAGCGCCTGGAATCACCGCCCGGTCAATCGATTTGCTGGAGGATATCGCGGAACAAAACGAAGTCAGCCTCTATCGGGCGGCGGAACTTGCGATTGAGCATCAGTATCTGCAGGGAGAAGCTTCTAAAAGTCTGCAAGAGGTGTTGACCCGGCTGGATCAGCTCCGTCCCAGAATGGAGCAATTGTGCATCTCGGATTTGATGAGGGCGGCCGCGAAGGAGTTCGACACCCTCTCTCATCTGCAGAAGATCTCACGAGGACCTTCAGATTACGAAAAGCGTCTGGGTCATTTAAAAGATCTGGCGCAGATGGCCGATCAATTCGAGCTGTCGTCCGGACCGAGTCTGACGAATTTTATCAACGAGATGGCGATTGCGGCGATCCAGGGCGGGAGTCCGAAAGAGAAAGGCGGTATCCGCCTGATCACCCTTCATGGGGCGAAAGGCCTGGAGTTTCGTGTGGTCTTTCTCATTGGAGCTTTTCAAGGGAATATTCCGCACGTGAAGGGGAATCTGGAGGAAGAGCGACGGCTGATGTATGTGGGGGTGACCCGGACGAAAGAGCGGCTCTATATCTCTCATGCCCGGTACGTCCAGAACGAAGTACGGCAGCGATCGTACTTTGTCGACGAGATGGGACGAATGCTCAGCCCGCGGTCGCAGGTCTGACAAAAAAACAAAAGGGGTGAGGGACTCGATGACCGGGAATGTTCTGAAAGACACGCATCCCCTTGTCCGGGAGGCCTGGGAGGCGGGATTCAATCCGATCGTCAAGGATCATGATCTGATCGTGTTGGATCCCCTCCCGGTATCGGACCAAGAGGGCCTGGCGAGAGAGGGAATGATTCATGACCTGGAGAGGCGGATACAGGAGAAGAAACAAGGCGTTCTTGTTTATCTGAGAAGCCTGGAACAGGTCAAGGTGCTCATTCATAGCAAGCGATTAAACGATAAAGTCTGGATCGTGGGGACGGAAGCGCTCTTGAAAACCATCCCGGATGAGGAGGTGGGGTATTTTCCGGCGGAGGTGTACCGGATTAAGGTGGCGAACTGGCCGGACGAAATATTGCAAAAGATCCATCTGACGAAAAAGATTCTGGGAGGCAGCATCCTCCATATTCAACGGAGAGTTGAAGGGAAATCGCTTCCGAAGAGATAGTCTCTACCTTGCAGTGTCATCAAGTGAAATCCAACAAGGAGATGAAGCTGGATGCAATGGGTCAGAGTGAAGCTGATCAAAGAGGCGCGGCCTGTGTGGGCGACCCGGATCAGAGATAGAGAAGATGTTCATAAGATGCTCAAGCGCTACTACCGCTTTCATGACCGCGAGGAAGCGCTGATCATCTGTTTGGATAACAAGAATGCGCCGACGCATATTCATTCTCTGTCGGTCGGCAGCATCAATCAATGCATCATTCAGCCCCAGATCGTGTTCAGGGTCGCGCTGCTTGCGGCCGCGGCGCAAATCATCCTGGTCCACAATCACCCTTCAGAGGATCCGACCCCCTCGAAGGAGGATCGACAAATTACCGAGCGGCTCGTGAGAGTAGGGGAACTGATGGGGATCAGGCTGATCGATTCACTGATCGTAGGGGGAAACCGGATCGAATCAATCCTGTAGAAATCAAGCGCCATAAATAACCAAGACATCCAAGGAGGTCCTGTGGAGTTTGTTCCCACAGGGCCTCTGCTTTTTATCGGTACGAATAAGAGGAGGAAGAGGCTTATGCCTGAGTTCAAATCGTATCTTCGCGCGGGGTATCCCGCATTGTATGTCCGGACCGTGGAGCCTGACCGGGCCCGGGAGACGCTCAGCAAGGAAGCGTTGGAAGTGGAGGGGACGGCGGTCTGCTGGGATGTCCTTTCCGGAATCAAAGACATGAACGGGCAGTGTATTTCGGAGAATTCCGATCCGTTATCGCCGCTGACGTGGCTGAAGGAGGCATCCGAGAATACGATCCTCTTTCTGTGGAACTTTCACAAATTTCTGAATTCCGTCGAAGTGATTCAGGCCATCCAGAACGGCATCCATGAATGGAAAGGAGAGGGAAAATCGCTTGTCGTGCTGGCTCCGCAGGTTCAGATTCCGGTGGAGCTCGATCGGATCTTTACGGTGATCGAGTTCTCGCTCCCGAATCGAGAAACAATCCAAAGTATTCTCTCGGACGTGGTCGGATCTTCCGGGCTTTTGATGCCGGAACACGCGGAGGCGTTGTTGGATGCGGCCACCGGCCTGACCACGTTCGAGGCGGAGAACGTTTTCGCCCTCTCGGCGATCGATCCCAGGCCGTTCTCATGCTCGGTTGTATCGACGCAGAAGGCGCAGATGGTGATGAAGAACGCCTCGCTTGAGATTTTCTACGCAGCCGATCGGTTCGACACCCTGGGGGGGTTGGACCGGCTGAAGGAGTTTGCCTTGAAGATCGCAGGCTCCCCCCTGGCGCGGGGGCTGCTTCTGCTGGGCGTGCCCGGATGCGGCAAAAGCCATTTTGCCAAGGTCTTGGGTGGAGAGCTCTCGATTCCGACGCTCTCTCTGAATTTCGGCCGGCTCTTCGGATCGTTGGTGGGAGAGTCGGAGGAGCGAATGCGACAGGCGTTGTCAGTCGCCGACGCCATGGCGCCGTGCATCCTCATGCTCGATGAGATCGACAAAGGATTGTCGGGCGCGAATTCTTCTCATCAGTCGGATGGCGGGGTCGGATCGCGGATCTTCGGAACGTTTTTGACCTGGCTGAATGACCACACAACCCAGGTGTTCGTGGTGGCGACGACAAATAATATCGCGCATCTTCCCCCGGAATTTCTTCGGGCGGAGCGATGGGACGCCATCTTCTTCGTCGATCTTCCCACGCCGGAGGAGAGGGAGGCGATTCTGAATATCCACGCGGCGGAATACGGGATTGAGCCGGTGGGCGTGCCGGATCTGTCCGCCTGGTCGGGGGCGGAGATCCGATCGCTCTGCCGGATTGCGGCGATGACGAAAAGCACCCTGATCGAGGCCGCGCGTTATGTCGTGCCGCTGTCCCGGAGCATGGGGGAGAAGCTCGCCGAGCTGAGGGAGTGGGCGAAGAGCCGGACGCTGCCTGCTTCCTCCCCGCAGAGATCTTCACTCTCCCGCAGAATCAGCGCCAAACCGGCCGAAGGGGGCGCAAACTAAAAAGAAGGATTTCATCAAGAGAGGAGGTTCTCATGTCACACATTACCAAAATCGATATCGAAGTGACCGATCTGACCGCGTTGAAAGCGGCGTGCTGTCGGCTTGGATTCACCTTTGTCGAAGGCAAGAAAACATACGCCTGGTTTGGGCGTTTCGTGGGTGATGCCTCGCTTCCAGAAGGTTTGTCAATCGAAGATTTGGGCCGATGCGATCACGCCATCGGCGTTCCGGGAGCCGAATACGAAATCGGAGTCCGAGCGGAGAGAAGCGGGTTCCGCCTTCTATGGGACAGCTACCAACGCGGAGGCTTGGAGCAAAAAGTCGGTAAGGGCGCCGGTCTTCTCAAGCAGGCGTATGGGATCGAGAAAACGAAGCTGGAAGCGAGGAGAAAGGGCTATTCGGTCTATGAGAGCCGGAAGACGGACGGCTCCATCACCTTGAAAATTCAGCTCGGAGGTGGGCGATGAAGAAGATTGAAATCACATTTGGCCCGCAGGGAGAGGTCACGCTCAAGACGGAGGGCTTTGCCGGGAAGCAATGCCAGGAAGCCTCCCGATTTTTGGAGCAGGCCCTGGGATCCGTTTCCGAGGAGACCCTGACCGGCGAGTATTATCAGGTCCAAATAAAGGACCGGCTGGAGCAAAAACGCGAATAGGGTAGTTGAAAGGAAGGCGGTAATGGGGTTGAAAGGAAAAATGGAGGTCCTGAATGAGCATATTTGAGAAAGGCTGTCTTGTGCAGTTGTCTGTGAGCATCTGGGGAGGGAGGATCAAGCTCCCCTCATCCGCCCTTCAGGTCGATGCCGATCCCGCCCTGATTAGAGCGACGAAGTTTCTGGTGGACCGGGAGTGCTTGAAACCGGTCGAGCGAGTCAGAAATGAGGCGCGAGGGGATCTCTATGAAAAGACCCTCCCGTTTCCGATCCCGGGAGTTCTTTTCATCCCGAAGGACCTCATCGGAAAGATCGATGAGAAGCTCAAGAAATATCAGACGGATTTCAATGAACAGGCGGAGGCCTTCTCGAGGAATTACGATCTCTTCATGCAGGGGGCGCGTCTTCGGCTTAACAGCCTGTATGATCCGGACGATTACCCGGCCGATATCCGGTCGAAGTTTTCTTTCTCATGGCGTTTTCTGATGTTGGATGCGCCCGGACGCAGCGGCGTGCTGACTCCGGAGATCTATGAGAGAGAGCAGGAGAAGTTTCAGAAGACGATCGAGGAATT contains:
- a CDS encoding vitamin B12-dependent ribonucleotide reductase; this translates as MQQDIKYNPNGTLSGNALRVLEKRYLAKNEEGQVIETPEELFRRVARNIAQADRFYDPAADVEGVSQEFFETLSELRFLPNSPTLMNAGRDLQQLSACFVLPVEDSMEGIFDAIKHTAIIHKTGGGTGFSFSRLRPKNDLVRTTGGVASGPISFMKVFNHATEAVKQGGTRRGANMGILRVDHPDILEFIRCKEDTKEITNFNISVAVTDAFMETYRKGEDFLLVNPRTKEVLQKISAREVMDQIARQAHKTGEPGIFFIDRANQSNPTPQIGEIEATNPCGEQPLLPYESCNLGSLNLERHLVAVDTLESVAGAGGQYRFDWAALEKSVRTSVHFLDNVIDMNRYPIEEIERITKANRKIGLGVMGFARMLFKLAIPYNSEKGIETAKTVMSFIREIGYDESAKLAEKRGVYPNWKGSLHEKRGEKVRNSYVTTVAPTGTLSMIADASGGCEPEFSLIWYKNVMGGDHLAYVLDYFVEVAKREGFWTGDLLDKIVKNKGSVQGIDQVPPHWQRVFVTSHGISPEWHVRMQAAFQEFSDSAVSKTVNLPSTATCDAVKQAYQLAYDLGCKGITVYRDGARLDQVMNVGGIPQNTSDIREVPATESGKEDRMTSELPDLIPELRIKVKTKRGNSYVHVGFLIQEESMAGIFDILRSQGSIRELFLSPSPHVKNRELLDMVCRLGSKLLRSGAPIEEVLEQLVKSNDQFGEMTSDAYALIKGLTTVVSRVQEAAEMRLPCPECGASSLRIQEGCLLCAACSWSKC
- a CDS encoding type II toxin-antitoxin system Phd/YefM family antitoxin translates to MIKEATAMTVRKNLGELINEVQYRHDSILVTKAGKPVAAIVDIELFNKMRALESEFDRLVGGLQEAFKGETIETVEKELRKAKTASGRRSRK
- a CDS encoding putative toxin-antitoxin system toxin component, PIN family; the encoded protein is MRVVLDTNVLLSGLIIPDSLPGRIVQAWREARFDLVFSEQMLEEIRRILAYPKINKRLKWDAEEIERFLLLLRFKCVITTPPPMSFEDLRDPDDAAILSALIDSGAEALVTGDEDLLILAGRYPIFSPAEFTRRL
- a CDS encoding toprim domain-containing protein gives rise to the protein MELRTIKSIPILDVAERLELKIRGCSAHCFAHQPDRNPSLRFNIEKNTFRCYVCPQVGGSVIDLVMQVLNVPFHEALEYLSGKGEIKRSTRKRISEGPLLGMEDRDEILRALLSEAPLEKEGISYLAGRGIDIDIARKMGVGFLRPEDYRNLFWRMSRRFGRSRLKAAGLTRFHLFAKEGLSFMLFPYRLEGRVHTIKGRCLLTKAEAKERGVSRFVMTERAQIFYNQEILKSTRDLYLCEGEIDTLTLLQAGYPTVGIPGTGSFKESWFDLLMGKRVVLCLDSDPAGCEASAYLAEEFSKRGIAHLKLDLPSGKDVNECYLDAPLLM
- a CDS encoding ATP-dependent helicase, whose protein sequence is MLNDEQKEAVLTRDVPLLILAGPGTGKTETIAHRIAALIGEGEDPEKILAITFTNKASQAMRDRVLSLTGKRLSWIRTIHGTCAQLLRSHIHKLGYNTAFNIASMEYSNKILKEVIHGIGLNEVSLDLSEITRTIAHIKSQAKPEEQLASESHPFPEIFSAYQAKMRSQGCIDFNDLVYLCLKLMKEDPATLAEVRNQWRHLIIDEVQDCDLAQYQLISHLGKERGIAAVGDDDQSIYSFRSSTPEVIALFVADFSPKIITLKKSYRLPRVLLTAACSLIRNNLSRYEKELCCAQEAEGHLEVRGFWSESEEGDFVAKEILTLQVRGVPSNEIAILGRRHAPLAIVEASLKRWNIPCRKMGERSFYDLREVRDMMALITAIALPENSPALERIFKLAPGITARSIDLLEDIAEQNEVSLYRAAELAIEHQYLQGEASKSLQEVLTRLDQLRPRMEQLCISDLMRAAAKEFDTLSHLQKISRGPSDYEKRLGHLKDLAQMADQFELSSGPSLTNFINEMAIAAIQGGSPKEKGGIRLITLHGAKGLEFRVVFLIGAFQGNIPHVKGNLEEERRLMYVGVTRTKERLYISHARYVQNEVRQRSYFVDEMGRMLSPRSQV
- a CDS encoding JAB domain-containing protein, yielding MQWVRVKLIKEARPVWATRIRDREDVHKMLKRYYRFHDREEALIICLDNKNAPTHIHSLSVGSINQCIIQPQIVFRVALLAAAAQIILVHNHPSEDPTPSKEDRQITERLVRVGELMGIRLIDSLIVGGNRIESIL
- a CDS encoding AAA family ATPase: MPEFKSYLRAGYPALYVRTVEPDRARETLSKEALEVEGTAVCWDVLSGIKDMNGQCISENSDPLSPLTWLKEASENTILFLWNFHKFLNSVEVIQAIQNGIHEWKGEGKSLVVLAPQVQIPVELDRIFTVIEFSLPNRETIQSILSDVVGSSGLLMPEHAEALLDAATGLTTFEAENVFALSAIDPRPFSCSVVSTQKAQMVMKNASLEIFYAADRFDTLGGLDRLKEFALKIAGSPLARGLLLLGVPGCGKSHFAKVLGGELSIPTLSLNFGRLFGSLVGESEERMRQALSVADAMAPCILMLDEIDKGLSGANSSHQSDGGVGSRIFGTFLTWLNDHTTQVFVVATTNNIAHLPPEFLRAERWDAIFFVDLPTPEEREAILNIHAAEYGIEPVGVPDLSAWSGAEIRSLCRIAAMTKSTLIEAARYVVPLSRSMGEKLAELREWAKSRTLPASSPQRSSLSRRISAKPAEGGAN
- a CDS encoding DUF2997 domain-containing protein; the encoded protein is MKKIEITFGPQGEVTLKTEGFAGKQCQEASRFLEQALGSVSEETLTGEYYQVQIKDRLEQKRE